A single Cryomorphaceae bacterium DNA region contains:
- a CDS encoding RNA polymerase sigma factor — protein sequence MRLINLGNSEEQLIRKCLKGERKAQRALYDRFAGKMLGVCRRYVRSQYDAEEVLSNGFIKVFHNLEYYRSEGSFEGWIRQIMVREALNFLRKQKAFFEETEDAVLESLEPVAEQRELEAQDLMQLIDELPTGYRTVFNLFAIEGYSHKEIGYELGISEGTSKSQLSKARKMLQERMNELEYEQL from the coding sequence GTGCGACTGATCAACCTCGGAAATTCGGAAGAGCAACTGATACGGAAGTGTCTCAAAGGTGAGCGAAAAGCTCAACGAGCGCTCTACGATAGGTTCGCCGGCAAGATGCTGGGGGTATGTCGACGCTACGTGCGGAGTCAATACGATGCGGAAGAAGTACTGTCCAACGGTTTCATTAAGGTCTTTCACAACTTGGAGTATTACCGAAGCGAGGGAAGCTTCGAAGGATGGATCCGACAGATTATGGTCCGCGAGGCGCTCAATTTTCTACGGAAGCAAAAAGCCTTCTTCGAAGAAACGGAAGATGCCGTCCTCGAATCTCTGGAGCCTGTCGCCGAACAGAGAGAACTGGAAGCGCAGGATTTAATGCAGCTCATCGATGAGTTGCCCACGGGATACCGGACAGTGTTTAACCTCTTCGCCATTGAAGGGTATAGCCACAAGGAAATCGGATACGAATTGGGGATTTCGGAGGGAACTTCGAAGAGTCAATTGAGCAAGGCGAGAAAGATGTTGCAAGAACGAATGAACGAACTAGAATACGAACAGCTATGA
- a CDS encoding outer membrane beta-barrel protein gives MKTRTLHYLLSMMAALLIGLPSMASVPGGEEDTVIIESNGTKIIIQTDSSSDLNGLSSVDINRMVEEITRSMTAASEEMARELAEIERAEEEGRISEDEADERRERAEEEMERQVEAMEEELEAQMEALEMLSEEMERRVIIETEGGETIFGYSTDDDLWEGDDWDDEDDWDDDDWEVEWDMGDNDDPTVGYFDLSIGLNNYLDADGNFPTASEDGFAVKTWSMHWGLGFGAKTRLGSENSPAQIKYGVEIAWSNYNYEGTFVPVKTEDEVIFVDNLQTGYDKNKMNVTTINIPLMLQLTSAKALFLENGFNLGFGGYAGFRTGSNGKFKYRDDNNEKVKMKTKSDYFLTDFQYGLQAQIGIAGVNFFARYGLNTLFQENRGPELTPVVFGIVL, from the coding sequence ATGAAAACCAGAACCCTACACTATTTACTGTCCATGATGGCAGCCCTTTTGATCGGATTGCCGTCTATGGCGAGCGTTCCAGGTGGCGAAGAAGACACCGTGATCATCGAGTCCAACGGAACCAAAATCATTATCCAAACGGACTCAAGCAGCGACTTAAACGGTTTGTCCAGCGTAGACATCAACCGCATGGTTGAAGAAATCACGCGTTCTATGACCGCAGCAAGCGAAGAAATGGCCCGTGAGTTGGCCGAGATCGAGCGAGCGGAAGAAGAAGGTCGAATCAGTGAAGATGAAGCCGATGAGCGTCGTGAGCGCGCCGAAGAAGAAATGGAGCGCCAAGTAGAAGCCATGGAAGAAGAGCTCGAAGCTCAAATGGAAGCACTGGAAATGCTCAGTGAAGAAATGGAGCGTCGGGTGATTATTGAAACAGAAGGTGGCGAGACCATTTTCGGATACAGTACCGATGACGACCTATGGGAAGGTGACGATTGGGATGACGAAGACGACTGGGACGATGACGATTGGGAAGTCGAATGGGACATGGGAGATAACGATGACCCAACCGTAGGTTATTTTGACCTCTCGATTGGACTAAACAATTATCTAGATGCCGATGGCAATTTCCCTACGGCCAGCGAAGATGGATTCGCCGTGAAAACGTGGAGCATGCATTGGGGATTGGGCTTTGGTGCCAAAACCCGACTCGGAAGCGAAAACAGCCCAGCACAGATCAAGTACGGTGTAGAGATCGCTTGGTCGAACTACAACTACGAAGGAACATTTGTACCTGTAAAGACAGAAGATGAAGTGATTTTCGTCGACAATCTTCAGACGGGATATGACAAGAACAAAATGAACGTAACCACCATCAATATTCCATTGATGCTTCAGTTGACTTCAGCAAAAGCGCTCTTTTTGGAAAACGGATTCAACTTAGGCTTTGGTGGATATGCGGGTTTCCGTACCGGTTCAAACGGAAAGTTTAAATACCGCGATGACAACAACGAAAAAGTGAAAATGAAGACCAAGTCAGATTACTTCTTGACCGACTTCCAGTACGGTCTTCAGGCTCAAATTGGAATCGCAGGAGTGAACTTCTTTGCGCGCTATGGCCTCAACACCTTGTTCCAAGAAAACCGCGGACCAGAACTGACCCCAGTGGTATTTGGAATTGTACTGTAA
- a CDS encoding cupin domain-containing protein encodes MTRVEELVELLHLKPHPEGGFFRENYRSERYIPEDALPQGYGGTRNHSTAIYFLLPATTFSAWHRINQDEVWHHYEGGTIRIHMISVIGTYACVEVGPDLKRNQEFQVIIPGQTWFACEVLDQDYALAGCTVAPGFSFADFELPSRQQLLDRFPQHAEIITLLTHE; translated from the coding sequence CCTCAAGCCCCATCCAGAGGGAGGCTTTTTCCGGGAGAATTACCGGAGTGAACGCTACATCCCAGAAGACGCCTTGCCGCAAGGCTATGGCGGAACTCGAAACCACAGCACGGCCATCTACTTCTTACTTCCAGCCACGACGTTTTCGGCATGGCACAGAATCAATCAAGATGAGGTGTGGCATCACTACGAAGGAGGCACCATCCGCATACACATGATTAGCGTCATCGGTACCTACGCCTGTGTAGAGGTCGGACCAGACTTGAAAAGAAACCAGGAATTTCAGGTGATCATTCCCGGACAAACATGGTTCGCGTGTGAGGTCCTAGATCAGGATTACGCCTTAGCGGGTTGTACGGTAGCCCCCGGCTTCAGCTTTGCAGATTTCGAATTGCCTAGCCGTCAGCAACTACTCGATCGCTTTCCACAGCATGCTGAAATCATCACGCTCTTGACTCACGAATAA
- the dinB gene encoding DNA polymerase IV, producing MKDKNIVHLDLDTFFVSVERLLNSELVGKPVIIGGTSDRGVVASCSYEARRFGVHSAMPMRQAKMLCPDAIYLRGNSMNYSKYSDLVTEIIKGEVPLYEKSSVDEFYADLTGMDRFFGCYQFVRELQQKITHETGLPISFGLSTNKTVAKVATGEGKPYGHMHIASGAEKPFLAPLSVRKIPMIGAATYRQLRDLGVEFIRTLQDMPLELVERVFGKHGRMMWLKANGVDNSPVISYHERKSISTERTFQRDTIDVNKLHDLLVAMTESLAYQLRRGNKLTACITVKIRYSDFNTHSLQARIPYTASDHVLIEKAKELFYKLYNRRLLVRLVGVRMSHLVGGGHQINLFEDTEELISLYQAMDKMRHRFGEGSVKRAVSMGARTIGRMHNPFDGRPPELLANRKS from the coding sequence ATGAAAGACAAGAACATCGTTCACCTGGATTTAGACACCTTCTTTGTGTCGGTGGAACGCCTGCTCAATTCGGAGCTCGTAGGTAAGCCGGTCATCATTGGTGGAACGAGCGATCGAGGAGTTGTGGCCTCTTGTAGTTATGAGGCACGCCGCTTTGGGGTGCATTCCGCCATGCCGATGCGTCAGGCCAAAATGCTCTGTCCGGACGCGATCTATCTCCGTGGAAATTCCATGAACTACAGCAAGTACTCGGACTTGGTCACGGAGATCATCAAAGGGGAGGTTCCCCTCTATGAAAAGAGCTCGGTTGATGAGTTCTATGCCGATCTCACAGGCATGGACCGATTCTTTGGATGCTATCAGTTTGTCCGGGAGCTTCAGCAGAAGATTACCCACGAGACAGGGCTCCCCATATCCTTCGGGCTAAGCACCAACAAGACGGTAGCGAAGGTGGCCACAGGAGAAGGTAAACCCTATGGACATATGCACATTGCGAGCGGAGCGGAGAAACCGTTTTTGGCTCCACTATCGGTCCGGAAGATTCCCATGATCGGCGCTGCGACCTACCGTCAATTGCGCGATCTGGGCGTAGAGTTTATCCGCACCCTTCAGGATATGCCCCTCGAGTTGGTCGAACGGGTCTTCGGCAAGCACGGACGTATGATGTGGCTCAAGGCCAATGGCGTCGACAACAGCCCGGTCATCAGCTACCACGAGCGCAAGTCCATTTCCACCGAGCGGACCTTCCAACGAGACACCATTGACGTCAACAAGCTCCACGATTTACTCGTCGCCATGACCGAAAGCCTGGCCTATCAACTGCGTCGCGGAAACAAATTGACGGCCTGCATTACGGTCAAAATCCGGTACTCGGATTTCAATACCCACAGCCTCCAAGCACGGATTCCCTACACGGCTTCTGACCATGTGCTCATCGAAAAAGCGAAGGAGCTTTTTTACAAGCTCTACAACCGACGTCTTCTCGTTCGTCTGGTCGGTGTGCGCATGAGTCATCTGGTCGGAGGCGGTCACCAGATCAACCTATTTGAGGATACCGAGGAGCTCATCAGTTTGTATCAGGCCATGGACAAGATGCGTCACCGCTTTGGAGAGGGCTCGGTCAAGCGTGCGGTGAGCATGGGTGCCCGGACCATCGGCCGGATGCACAATCCTTTTGACGGGCGTCCTCCTGAACTTTTAGCCAATCGTAAATCCTGA
- a CDS encoding DNA polymerase III subunit alpha, producing MLLNNHSYYSLKYGTMSEQELLEQAQIHGYRTLALTDINNTSAALNFVRIAHRYGVRPVLGIDVRRGSDQLFVALAHDNDGWFELNRFLSPYLVHETELELPDRAPAFEHVSIIYPLAKAPRRLRPNEYVGVHARELTKLPFSPFAKRRDKLVALHTATFRNKRDYNAHRLLRAIDKNTLLSKLPKAEEGHPDDRFLDKQQLRAAYKGHEYLLEKAEGLLERCSISFSFGINNNLKRLAKTAEEDFAKLRKLTYEGVKYRYKNPDDDLFDRIQMELDIIQQKDYTSYFLISWDLIHYAKSKGYFHVGRGSGANSVVAYCLGITDVDPIELNLYFERFINLYRENPPDFDLDFSWTDRDDVTHYLFNKYGKERTTLLATYITFQFKSVLRELGKVFGLPKHEIDSLQQKVKYRGRLDEIEQLVLRYSQYIQGFPSHLSVHAGGILISERPMHYYTTTYVPPKGFETTHFDMVIAEDVGLYKFDILSQRGLGHIRDTLDEVERNRGVTLDIHDIPAFKKDPAIKELLRVGRTMGCFYVESPAMRQLLHKLGTDDYSGLVAASSIIRPGVSQSGMMREYILRHRYPEKRKEAHPIMQEIMPDTYGVMVYQEDVIKVAHYFAGLTLGEADVLRRGMSGKYRSREEFSRARDKFFSNCREKGYSDELTSEVWRQTESFAGYAFAKGHSASYAVESYQSLFLKAHYPLEFMVGVINNFGGFYRTEFYVHEARMGGAEICAPCVNRSQHATTIYDRSLFLGFQHMKSLEQRVIRQLLAERSMGGAYRDLEDFLKRISISLEQLRLLVRVGAFRFTGKTKKELLWEAHMHLSKGKSKPRKQELFEIRQKKYDLPPLNGRDREDAFDEMEIIGFPLVAPYELLEEPVKNKLGAVHLKEALGQHVEVYGYLVTIKDTKTKSGKRMHFGTWIDQDGLFVDSVHFPPQAEKKPFRGRGIYRIRGKVIEEFGCYAIDCDDLEKLPYIEDPRYA from the coding sequence ATGCTGCTCAATAACCACAGCTATTACAGCCTTAAGTACGGCACCATGAGTGAGCAAGAGCTCTTGGAGCAGGCTCAGATCCACGGTTACAGGACCTTGGCTTTGACAGACATCAACAATACTTCGGCAGCACTCAATTTTGTTCGGATTGCCCACCGTTACGGAGTTCGCCCAGTTTTGGGTATTGATGTTCGACGAGGGTCAGACCAGCTCTTTGTGGCCTTGGCACACGACAACGATGGCTGGTTTGAACTCAATCGTTTTCTCTCTCCATACCTTGTACATGAAACGGAGCTCGAGCTCCCCGATCGGGCACCCGCTTTTGAACACGTATCCATTATCTATCCACTGGCTAAGGCCCCTCGAAGGCTGAGGCCCAACGAGTATGTCGGGGTCCATGCCCGCGAGCTCACCAAGTTGCCTTTTTCACCTTTCGCCAAGCGCCGAGACAAGCTTGTTGCCCTGCACACGGCTACTTTCCGAAATAAGCGGGATTACAATGCTCATCGTCTTTTGCGCGCCATTGACAAGAACACGCTCTTGAGCAAGTTGCCCAAGGCAGAGGAGGGCCATCCCGATGATCGCTTCCTCGACAAACAACAGTTGCGAGCAGCATACAAAGGGCATGAGTATCTGCTGGAGAAGGCGGAAGGCCTGTTGGAGCGCTGCAGTATTTCTTTCTCCTTCGGAATCAACAACAACCTCAAGCGATTGGCCAAAACGGCGGAAGAGGATTTTGCCAAACTCCGAAAACTCACCTATGAAGGGGTTAAGTATCGCTACAAGAATCCAGATGATGACCTCTTCGATCGCATTCAGATGGAACTGGACATTATTCAGCAGAAGGATTATACGTCCTACTTTTTGATCAGTTGGGACCTGATCCACTACGCCAAAAGCAAGGGCTATTTTCACGTGGGTCGGGGTAGTGGAGCCAACAGCGTGGTGGCCTATTGCTTGGGGATCACCGACGTGGACCCCATTGAACTCAACCTGTACTTTGAGCGCTTCATCAATTTATACCGCGAGAATCCACCGGACTTCGACTTGGACTTCAGTTGGACCGACCGGGACGATGTCACCCACTACCTTTTCAATAAGTACGGAAAGGAAAGGACCACCCTCCTCGCCACCTACATCACCTTTCAGTTCAAGTCGGTCTTGCGGGAGCTCGGTAAGGTTTTCGGCCTTCCCAAGCACGAAATCGACAGCCTGCAGCAGAAGGTCAAGTACCGCGGACGGCTCGATGAGATTGAGCAGCTGGTGCTGCGATACAGCCAATACATTCAAGGATTTCCCAGTCACCTGAGTGTACATGCTGGAGGCATTTTGATTTCTGAACGCCCCATGCACTACTACACCACCACCTACGTGCCGCCCAAAGGCTTTGAGACGACGCACTTTGACATGGTGATTGCGGAGGACGTGGGATTGTACAAGTTTGACATCCTCAGTCAACGCGGTCTGGGCCACATTCGCGATACCTTAGATGAAGTAGAGCGCAACCGAGGGGTAACGCTCGACATTCACGATATCCCAGCCTTCAAAAAGGACCCGGCCATCAAAGAGCTCCTTCGCGTGGGACGTACTATGGGTTGTTTCTATGTAGAGTCTCCGGCCATGCGCCAGCTGCTGCACAAGCTGGGCACGGACGACTACAGTGGCCTGGTAGCGGCGAGTTCCATTATTCGGCCCGGAGTGAGTCAAAGTGGAATGATGCGGGAATACATCTTGCGCCATCGCTATCCGGAAAAGCGAAAGGAGGCGCACCCCATTATGCAGGAGATCATGCCCGACACCTACGGTGTGATGGTTTACCAAGAGGATGTGATCAAGGTGGCGCATTATTTTGCTGGCCTGACCCTGGGAGAAGCAGACGTGCTACGGCGAGGAATGTCTGGAAAGTATCGGTCCCGAGAAGAGTTCTCTAGGGCGAGGGACAAGTTCTTCAGCAATTGCCGAGAAAAGGGATACAGCGATGAGCTCACGTCGGAAGTCTGGCGGCAGACGGAGAGTTTTGCCGGCTATGCCTTTGCCAAAGGACATTCCGCCAGTTATGCTGTAGAGAGTTATCAAAGTCTATTTCTGAAGGCCCATTATCCGCTGGAATTCATGGTGGGAGTCATCAACAATTTCGGTGGTTTTTACCGGACGGAGTTTTATGTCCACGAGGCGCGGATGGGCGGCGCAGAGATTTGTGCGCCTTGCGTGAATCGAAGCCAGCACGCCACCACCATTTATGACCGCAGCCTTTTCTTGGGCTTTCAACACATGAAGTCCTTAGAGCAGCGCGTGATTCGTCAGCTGCTGGCTGAACGATCTATGGGAGGTGCCTATCGTGATTTGGAAGATTTTTTGAAGCGTATTTCCATTTCCTTGGAGCAGTTGCGCTTGCTGGTTCGGGTGGGGGCCTTTCGTTTTACAGGGAAGACCAAGAAGGAACTGCTCTGGGAAGCGCATATGCATCTGAGCAAAGGCAAGTCCAAGCCGCGCAAGCAGGAGCTGTTCGAGATTCGGCAAAAGAAGTACGACTTGCCACCGCTTAACGGACGAGATCGCGAAGACGCTTTTGATGAGATGGAAATCATCGGCTTTCCGCTCGTGGCTCCTTATGAGCTGTTGGAAGAGCCTGTAAAAAACAAGCTGGGTGCGGTGCATTTGAAGGAAGCCTTGGGTCAGCACGTTGAGGTATATGGCTATTTGGTGACCATCAAAGACACCAAGACCAAGAGCGGAAAACGCATGCACTTCGGGACGTGGATTGACCAGGATGGCTTGTTTGTGGATTCGGTACACTTCCCGCCGCAGGCGGAAAAAAAACCCTTCCGCGGACGCGGCATTTACCGTATCCGGGGAAAGGTTATTGAAGAGTTTGGGTGCTACGCGATCGACTGTGACGATCTGGAGAAGCTGCCCTACATTGAAGATCCGAGATATGCCTAG
- the rnr gene encoding ribonuclease R: MAKRKKSGNLKYKKKELQRRVLRAYRDNSGKALNHKQIAAQIGVTNAHDRNLIVQIIATLAAEGVLEQVDRGKFKAKRHQRHFTGWVDMTKNGGGYVMLEDTDEDDIWISPRNMKHALHGDYVKVYAHARRRNRKPEGEIEAIIERARTEFVGKIEISKQFAFLVPDSRRMHMDIYIPLDKLKGASHGQIALVKMTDWPESASSPFGEVIDVLGNPGEADAEMHAVLAEYGLPYRFPEEVEEAAAQIPTELDPEEIARRRDMRDTTTFTIDPVDAKDFDDALSVKVLEDGLYEIGIHIADVSHYVQPGDIIDREAYDRATSVYLVDRVVPMLPEVLSNGLCSLRPNEEKFTFSAVFKMNDEAEILHSWFGRTVTYSDRRFAYEEAQEILEGADGDMENELHLLDRLAKKMRAKRMKSGAISFHSVEVKFNLDPEGQPLGVFFKESKDANQLIEEFMLLANRKVAEFVGRTPEGTYSNKTMVYRVHDEPDPTKVAEFNNFVKQFGYRMTLTNRKTITNSLNSILHQVQGQPEENMIEKLAVRTMSKAIYTTENIGHYGLAFDYYTHFTSPIRRYPDVMVHRLLQTYLDGAHQAKDPDKYEARCEHSSEREKMAADAERASIKYMQVLYMSQHIGKEFLGVISGVTQWGIFVEINENKCEGLVRLSEIDDDVYTFDEANFCIIGEYTGKIYQLGDTVMVRTKRADLNQKQLDFDLVLGEEED, from the coding sequence ATGGCGAAACGTAAGAAAAGCGGCAATCTGAAATACAAGAAGAAGGAACTTCAGCGCCGCGTCCTTCGAGCCTACCGAGACAACTCCGGAAAGGCCCTCAACCACAAACAAATTGCCGCGCAAATCGGCGTCACCAATGCCCACGATCGCAATCTGATCGTTCAAATCATCGCCACGCTTGCTGCTGAAGGGGTATTGGAACAAGTTGACCGGGGTAAGTTCAAGGCCAAGCGCCACCAACGCCACTTCACTGGCTGGGTCGATATGACCAAGAATGGGGGAGGCTATGTCATGCTCGAAGATACCGATGAGGATGATATCTGGATCTCACCTCGCAATATGAAACACGCTCTTCACGGCGACTATGTGAAGGTCTACGCCCATGCGCGTCGGCGCAATCGTAAGCCCGAAGGAGAAATCGAGGCCATTATTGAACGGGCACGAACCGAGTTCGTAGGTAAGATTGAAATCAGCAAGCAGTTTGCGTTCTTGGTACCGGACAGCAGGCGGATGCACATGGATATTTACATCCCACTCGACAAGCTCAAAGGCGCTTCCCATGGGCAAATTGCCTTGGTCAAAATGACCGATTGGCCGGAGTCTGCATCCTCACCTTTCGGAGAAGTTATTGACGTACTCGGGAATCCAGGTGAAGCTGATGCCGAGATGCATGCGGTGCTTGCAGAGTACGGATTGCCCTATCGCTTTCCTGAAGAAGTGGAAGAAGCGGCTGCTCAAATTCCCACAGAACTAGACCCCGAAGAGATCGCCCGTCGTCGGGATATGCGGGACACCACCACCTTTACCATTGACCCGGTTGATGCAAAGGATTTTGACGATGCCCTTTCTGTGAAGGTACTCGAGGACGGCCTATATGAAATCGGCATCCACATCGCCGATGTCTCGCACTACGTTCAACCTGGAGATATCATTGACCGCGAGGCCTACGACCGAGCGACTTCGGTATACCTAGTAGATCGTGTGGTACCCATGCTGCCGGAAGTGCTTTCCAATGGCCTGTGTTCTCTACGCCCCAATGAAGAGAAGTTCACGTTTTCCGCCGTTTTCAAAATGAACGATGAGGCCGAGATCTTGCACAGCTGGTTTGGCCGGACGGTCACCTACAGTGATCGCCGATTCGCTTATGAAGAAGCTCAAGAAATTCTGGAAGGCGCAGATGGCGATATGGAAAACGAGCTGCATCTCTTGGACCGACTCGCCAAGAAGATGCGTGCGAAGCGCATGAAATCTGGGGCCATTTCTTTTCACAGCGTAGAGGTCAAATTCAACCTTGACCCTGAAGGCCAGCCCTTGGGCGTGTTCTTCAAGGAGTCCAAGGACGCCAATCAGCTCATCGAAGAATTCATGCTCTTGGCCAACCGAAAGGTGGCGGAGTTTGTCGGCCGTACACCTGAAGGAACCTATTCCAATAAAACCATGGTCTACCGGGTCCACGACGAGCCCGACCCGACCAAGGTGGCAGAGTTCAATAATTTTGTCAAGCAATTCGGTTACCGCATGACCTTGACCAACCGCAAGACCATCACGAATTCGTTGAACAGCATCCTGCATCAGGTGCAAGGGCAGCCTGAAGAAAACATGATCGAAAAGCTCGCGGTCCGAACCATGTCCAAGGCCATTTACACCACCGAGAACATCGGTCACTACGGTCTGGCCTTTGACTACTATACCCACTTCACCTCGCCCATTCGTCGCTACCCAGATGTCATGGTTCACCGCCTCCTTCAGACGTATTTGGACGGCGCGCACCAGGCCAAAGACCCCGATAAGTATGAGGCCCGATGCGAGCATTCCAGTGAGCGGGAGAAAATGGCCGCCGATGCCGAACGCGCGAGTATTAAGTACATGCAAGTGCTCTACATGTCCCAGCACATCGGTAAAGAGTTCCTCGGTGTGATCTCTGGGGTGACCCAGTGGGGGATCTTCGTGGAGATCAACGAGAACAAGTGCGAGGGTCTGGTTCGCCTATCGGAAATCGACGACGATGTCTACACCTTCGACGAAGCCAACTTCTGCATCATTGGAGAGTATACGGGTAAGATCTACCAGCTGGGCGATACCGTTATGGTGCGCACCAAGCGGGCAGATCTCAACCAAAAGCAATTGGATTTTGACCTTGTCTTAGGGGAAGAGGAAGATTAA
- a CDS encoding LexA family transcriptional regulator, with product MAFGPNLHLLRKRQRLAQQDVANELDISRSSLSAYELGTVEPPYGMLLKLADFYRLSVDVLLREDLSKWSEQKIAAWQQDADLRGQKLRVLTTTVGTDNEENIELVDTKAKAGYTTGFADPEYIASLPTFRLPFLSDQRKYRAFPISGDSMPPVPDDSIVIGEFTQNWETLPAGQECIVLTKDEGIVFKQVHVQAHGLLLVSTNPAYEPYVVPFAEVREIWSFTHYISGAFESNFGSDGVWTQAIRDLQREVAEIKANQNRLVT from the coding sequence ATGGCATTCGGACCCAATCTTCACCTGCTCAGAAAACGTCAACGCCTCGCACAGCAAGACGTGGCCAACGAATTGGATATTTCACGCTCTTCGCTAAGCGCTTATGAATTGGGCACCGTAGAGCCTCCCTATGGGATGCTGCTCAAGCTGGCTGATTTTTACCGCTTGTCCGTGGATGTATTGCTGCGCGAAGACCTGTCGAAGTGGAGCGAGCAAAAAATCGCGGCTTGGCAACAAGACGCAGACCTACGCGGCCAAAAGCTGCGGGTTCTGACCACCACTGTAGGAACGGATAACGAAGAGAACATTGAGCTTGTAGACACCAAGGCAAAGGCAGGTTATACCACGGGCTTTGCCGACCCCGAATACATCGCCTCTCTCCCTACTTTTCGATTGCCTTTTTTGAGCGATCAGCGCAAGTATCGCGCCTTCCCTATTTCCGGAGACTCCATGCCTCCCGTTCCAGATGATTCTATTGTCATTGGAGAATTCACACAAAACTGGGAGACTCTTCCTGCTGGACAGGAATGCATTGTATTGACCAAAGACGAAGGCATTGTCTTCAAACAGGTTCATGTTCAGGCTCACGGCCTATTGCTGGTCTCCACAAATCCCGCATATGAGCCCTATGTAGTCCCCTTTGCGGAGGTCCGTGAAATCTGGAGTTTTACCCACTACATCAGCGGAGCCTTTGAGTCTAATTTCGGTAGTGATGGCGTTTGGACTCAAGCCATTAGAGATTTGCAAAGAGAGGTCGCAGAGATCAAGGCAAATCAAAATCGTTTAGTAACTTAA
- a CDS encoding anti-sigma factor, whose amino-acid sequence MNATDQKFREGLEGHEVKPSDAVWERVEAGLPATEEKKAVVLWYRWAAAAAILLMFGLGWMSRDWSGEVPAQEQIAAKPTEELEEAKKGEATESTTEETQAETTPVEEGSSETTVEPVIPTTPKVVNSPTRAREQVISLPKATVNLASLDVQTIEDQPVDARKKFKIDLEFTAPPSKELIASAEPQKKSITEFVDDQWEALSGLKFKDLENPKGKVELPKIDRNALSLDNLFNRNKQQ is encoded by the coding sequence ATGAATGCGACCGACCAAAAATTTCGCGAGGGCCTCGAAGGACACGAGGTGAAGCCGAGCGACGCTGTTTGGGAGCGCGTTGAGGCAGGGCTTCCCGCCACAGAAGAGAAAAAAGCAGTGGTGCTTTGGTACCGCTGGGCCGCTGCGGCAGCCATCTTGCTGATGTTCGGATTGGGATGGATGAGTCGCGACTGGTCCGGAGAAGTCCCCGCTCAAGAGCAAATCGCCGCTAAACCTACCGAAGAGTTGGAGGAGGCTAAAAAAGGTGAGGCGACAGAAAGCACCACCGAAGAAACGCAAGCCGAAACGACCCCAGTGGAAGAAGGAAGTTCGGAAACGACTGTAGAACCTGTCATTCCAACTACGCCCAAGGTGGTGAACTCACCGACACGCGCCCGGGAGCAAGTGATCAGCCTTCCAAAAGCAACGGTGAACCTGGCTTCATTAGATGTCCAAACGATAGAAGACCAGCCTGTGGATGCGCGTAAGAAATTTAAGATTGACCTTGAATTTACCGCTCCGCCCAGCAAGGAATTGATTGCCTCAGCGGAGCCGCAAAAAAAGAGCATTACCGAATTCGTAGATGATCAATGGGAAGCCTTGAGCGGATTGAAATTCAAAGATCTCGAGAACCCTAAAGGCAAAGTAGAATTGCCCAAAATTGATCGGAACGCCTTGAGCCTAGACAACCTTTTTAACAGAAACAAGCAACAGTAA
- a CDS encoding tetratricopeptide repeat protein, which produces MNRLLRSSLLSLSILAISFSGWAQNRDAYLAGIQGCLDRNNKACAIVAIKKCIEVFPDDPDNARLYAQLGGYYEDLNQVPKALEIYEEGLSQFETDPYLLSSKASALSAMGYFSEAVDLYSEVLKDDPGNRSARLGRAEMYINAHELDPAIADLEYLLRKDGGSDPGVIRLLAEVELEKDNFDEAMNYCNQLIVAEPQNSVAYEQRARIFAEKGNPAAGLIDINRSIELDKERVSPYLTKGKLLEALDRNSEICGVAKQAMKNNIAEASLGNLMVHCP; this is translated from the coding sequence ATGAATCGATTGTTACGCTCTTCTCTTCTTTCCCTCTCCATATTGGCCATTTCGTTTTCCGGATGGGCCCAGAACCGCGATGCCTATTTAGCCGGTATTCAGGGTTGTCTGGATCGCAACAATAAAGCCTGCGCCATAGTGGCCATCAAGAAATGCATCGAGGTTTTTCCGGACGATCCCGACAACGCCCGTCTTTATGCGCAGCTCGGTGGATACTATGAAGACTTGAATCAAGTCCCCAAGGCCCTTGAGATATACGAAGAAGGCCTCAGTCAGTTCGAAACAGACCCATACCTCTTGAGCAGCAAAGCCAGCGCACTTTCCGCCATGGGTTATTTCAGTGAGGCTGTAGACTTGTACTCAGAGGTACTAAAAGATGATCCCGGAAATCGTTCCGCTCGATTGGGCCGGGCCGAGATGTACATCAACGCACACGAATTAGATCCGGCCATTGCCGATTTGGAGTACTTACTGCGCAAAGATGGAGGAAGCGATCCTGGAGTGATTCGCCTGCTTGCAGAAGTAGAGCTGGAAAAAGACAATTTCGATGAGGCCATGAATTACTGTAATCAGCTCATCGTCGCCGAACCCCAAAACTCTGTGGCCTATGAGCAGCGTGCCCGTATTTTCGCTGAAAAAGGAAATCCAGCGGCCGGGTTGATTGACATCAACCGCTCTATTGAGCTGGATAAAGAGCGCGTAAGTCCGTACCTCACCAAAGGTAAATTGCTCGAAGCGCTAGATCGCAATAGCGAGATCTGCGGAGTCGCTAAGCAAGCGATGAAAAACAACATTGCCGAGGCAAGTCTGGGTAATTTGATGGTGCACTGCCCTTAA